In a genomic window of Candidatus Tumulicola sp.:
- the cysS gene encoding cysteine--tRNA ligase encodes MELGNLKLYNSRTRTVETFAPLRDGQARIYVCGLTPSARAHLGHARSFLFFDLLRRYLTHRGYAVTYVQNVTDIDDRSIAEGNANGEDYHAIIDRNYADFKASMRKLGVMEFDQEPYATHYIAEIQAAIEGLIAANHAYVARDGIYYRVSSFARYGALSNRNIGELESGARVEVDEAKDDPLDFALWKFAKPREPKWPFAPYGDGRPGWHIECSAMSRALLDPEGLGFDIHGGGADLIFPHHENEIAQSEPLMPHPPMANMWLHGGLLLFENKKMSKSLGNYEPLSDLLERHDPLAIRLSLLQTSYSKVKNFTEESVGAAAVTLRQVKKAYRLLMAAGKPEPTDLHATGYVQRVEAELDEDMNTSAALAVILDFASNAEATAARAGSASTAYEFAYLLTLIGLAPDDRWLNEAPIELPSDLIDRLPSDLLALVDGASRQAAVERIVVLRSRARADKNWAESDRLRDVLAMCGVVLKDSKDGTTWTAAG; translated from the coding sequence TCACGGACGCGAACGGTCGAAACGTTCGCGCCGCTCCGCGACGGCCAAGCCCGGATCTACGTTTGCGGTCTCACGCCGTCGGCGCGGGCACACCTTGGACACGCGCGCTCGTTTCTTTTTTTCGATCTGTTGCGGCGGTATCTAACCCATCGCGGGTACGCGGTGACGTACGTGCAAAACGTCACCGACATCGACGATCGAAGCATCGCCGAAGGCAACGCAAACGGCGAAGATTATCACGCAATCATCGATCGCAACTACGCCGATTTTAAAGCGTCGATGCGCAAGCTGGGCGTGATGGAGTTCGATCAGGAGCCGTATGCGACGCACTACATCGCCGAGATCCAAGCGGCGATCGAAGGGTTGATCGCGGCGAATCACGCTTACGTTGCGCGCGACGGAATCTATTACCGGGTGTCGTCGTTCGCACGCTACGGGGCGCTTTCGAATCGCAACATCGGCGAGCTCGAGTCCGGCGCACGCGTCGAAGTCGACGAAGCAAAAGACGATCCGCTCGATTTCGCGCTATGGAAATTTGCCAAGCCGCGCGAGCCCAAATGGCCGTTCGCGCCGTACGGCGACGGACGTCCCGGATGGCACATCGAGTGCTCGGCGATGTCGCGGGCGTTGCTGGACCCGGAAGGGCTGGGATTCGACATTCACGGCGGCGGAGCCGATTTGATTTTTCCGCATCACGAGAACGAGATCGCGCAGAGCGAACCGTTAATGCCGCATCCGCCGATGGCCAATATGTGGCTCCACGGCGGGCTGTTATTGTTCGAAAACAAGAAAATGTCGAAGTCGCTAGGCAACTACGAACCGCTATCGGACTTGCTCGAACGGCACGATCCGCTGGCCATCCGGTTATCGTTGTTGCAAACCAGTTACTCGAAGGTCAAGAACTTTACCGAAGAGTCCGTCGGTGCGGCGGCCGTGACGTTGCGCCAAGTGAAGAAGGCCTATCGTTTGCTAATGGCCGCGGGCAAACCGGAACCGACGGATCTGCATGCGACCGGCTACGTGCAGCGCGTCGAGGCCGAACTCGACGAAGACATGAACACGTCCGCGGCGCTGGCGGTAATCTTGGACTTTGCCTCCAATGCCGAAGCGACCGCAGCCAGAGCCGGTTCGGCGTCGACCGCCTATGAGTTCGCCTATCTGTTGACGCTGATCGGTCTCGCACCCGACGATCGCTGGCTCAACGAAGCGCCGATCGAACTGCCGTCGGATTTGATCGACCGACTTCCATCCGACCTCTTGGCGCTCGTCGATGGGGCGTCGCGCCAGGCTGCGGTCGAGCGCATCGTTGTATTACGAAGCCGAGCGCGGGCGGATAAGAACTGGGCGGAGTCGGATCGACTGCGCGACGTGCTCGCGATGTGCGGCGTCGTGCTCAAAGATTCGAAGGACGGAACGACGTGGACCGCCGCGGGATAA